In the genome of Pseudomonas sp. Teo4, the window ATCCACTACGCTCCAGCGCCGCCCGTCCTTCTGCGCCACCTGGTAATAGCCAAAGCCAGCTTGGTCCTGCCCGTTGTAATCGTCGTTGTAAGGCTGGCCGTCCTGCGCGGCAGCCTCGAGAAAAGCACTGGACAACGCAAAGCGCTCGCTGACCTTGTGGATATGCATGGGGCCTTCATGCCCACGGCTGGCATCCCCCTGCGCATAGTTCTCGAAGCGGGTGAAGTACGGCTTTAGGGTTTCGAAGTTCCAGCCTTTGACGCCTGTCGCGGCCCAGGCATCGTAATCGCCGGGCTGGCCGCGCACGTAGATCATGCCGTTGATCAGCGTTGAGCCGCCCAAGCCGCGCCCGCGCGGCACAGCGATCTCACGGTCGTAGGTACCGGCCTCCGGCTTGGTCTTGAAGTTCCAGTTGAAGCGTTTGTCGACCATCAGCTTGCTGAACCCTGCCGGGATCGGGATCCAGCGCCCATTGGGTTCACCGCCGGCTTCCAGTACCAGCACGCTGTGCTTGCCCGAAGCGCTCAAGCGGTTGGCGAGAATGCAACCGGCCGTGCCACCGCCAACGATGACATAGTCATGGTTTTGCATGGGCTGCCTCCCCGACTTCGTTTGCCGCGCTCATGGCCGCAGCCATCAGCTCGACCTGGCACTGCAGCATGGGGCGGCCCTGGTGCACGCGGCAACCGCGTTCGGCAGCCGCTTTCAGCAAGGGGGTGTGCTCAGGCTGCATGATGATTTCCGCCACGATCTGCTCGCGGCTCAGGCGCGCCACATCACAGGGGTAGTCATCACCCTCACGCAACCCCATGGACGTGGCATTGACCACCAGCGCGTGGCCGGAGGGGTCGGGCGAGCCTACTTCGAATGTGACAGCAGGGAACAGGCCGGCAAGCCGGCTGACCAGATGCTCGGCCTTGTCCCGAGTGCGGTTGGCGATGGTGAGCCTGGCAACGCCGGCCTCGGCCAGGGCAAACGCGATGGCCTGCGCCGCCCCGCCAGCGCCCGCCAGGTACACCGTCATGCCAGCGGGTTCGATGGCGGCCCGACGCAAGCCGGCGACAAAGCCCACGCCATCGAGCATGTCGCCGTGCAGCCTGCCATCGGCCTGACGGCGCACTACGTTGACCGCGCCGACCTGCTGCGCAGCCGCAGACAAGCTGTCACACAGGTGCACGATGGCGCCCTTGTGCGGCACCGTCACGACAAAGCCATCCAGATTGCGCATGGCGCGCAGGCCCTGCACGGCATCGGCCAGCTGGTCAGGGCTGACATGCAGCGGCACCATCACCCGGTCATCACCGCGTGCGGCCATGAGGGCGTTGATTTCTTCCGGGGTCTTAACATGCTGGATCGGCTCGGCGACGATGGCGAACAGCCGCGTGTGCCCACTGATCGCATGGGGTTGTGCTGGTTTGTTCATGGGTTTTACGCCTGGGTGTAGGTGGTCTTGATCGCGGTGTAGAACTCGCGTGCGTACGGGCCTTGTTCGCGGGCGCCGTAGCTTGAGCCCTTGCGCCCGCCAAAGGGGGCGTTGTAGTCGACCCCGGCCGTGGGCACGTTGACCATGACCATGCCGGCCGTGGAGCGGGCCTTGAAATCGCTTGCGTGCTTGAGCGAAGTGGTGCAGATGCCGGATGACAGACCGAACTCGGTGTCGTTGGCCAGCTGCAGCGCATGCTCGTAATCCGTGGCACGCAGCACGCTGGCGACCGGGCCGAACACCTCCTCGCGATTGATACGCATGTGGATGTCGGTATCGACGATCAGCGCCGGGGTCAGGTAATGCCCCGGTGTGGCGCGTTCGACGCGCTCGCCCCCGGCCAGCAGCCGCCCGCCTTCGCGTTGGGCAATGTCGATGTAGTCGCAGTCCTGCTGCAGCTGGCTGGCGGACACCACCGGGCCGATGTCGGTACCCGCCTTGAGCGCGTGATCGACCTTCAGCGCGGCCAGCCGCTCGACCACCGCCGCGACAAAGCGGTCGTGCATGGCGTCCTCCACGATAAGCCGGCTGGATGCCGTGCAGCGTTGGCCGGTAGAGAAGAACGCCCCCTGCACCGCCACCTCGACAGCCTGTTCGAGGTTGGCATCATTGAGCACCACCAGCGGGTTCTTGCCGCCCATTTCCAACTGCACCTTGGCGCCGCGGCTCATGCAGGCGATACCCACCGCACGTCCGGTTTGCGTTGAACCGGTAAACGAAACGGCACGGACCTTGGGGTGGCGGGCGAACACTTCACCCACCTGCGAGCCCGGCCCCATCACCAGGTTGAACACCCCAGCCGGCAACTGCCCGGCGCGGACGATGATCTCGGCCAAGGCCCAGGCACTGCCGGGCACCAGGTCGGCCGGCTTGAACACCACCGCATTACCGTAGGCCAGCGCCGGTGCGATTTTCCAGGCGGGAATGGCGATGGGGAAGTTCCACGGGGTGATGATGCCGACCACACCCTCGGGCTCGCGCCGCACCTCTGCCTCCACA includes:
- a CDS encoding shikimate dehydrogenase, whose product is MNKPAQPHAISGHTRLFAIVAEPIQHVKTPEEINALMAARGDDRVMVPLHVSPDQLADAVQGLRAMRNLDGFVVTVPHKGAIVHLCDSLSAAAQQVGAVNVVRRQADGRLHGDMLDGVGFVAGLRRAAIEPAGMTVYLAGAGGAAQAIAFALAEAGVARLTIANRTRDKAEHLVSRLAGLFPAVTFEVGSPDPSGHALVVNATSMGLREGDDYPCDVARLSREQIVAEIIMQPEHTPLLKAAAERGCRVHQGRPMLQCQVELMAAAMSAANEVGEAAHAKP
- a CDS encoding aldehyde dehydrogenase family protein; its protein translation is MNNNYIAGEWVQGSSINRNINPSDTNDVVGEYARASAQQAEQAVDAAHDAQAGWARMTAEQRADALDRIGTEILARKGELGYLLAREEGKTLAEGVGEATRAGRVFKFFAGEALRLSGERLASIRPGVEAEVRREPEGVVGIITPWNFPIAIPAWKIAPALAYGNAVVFKPADLVPGSAWALAEIIVRAGQLPAGVFNLVMGPGSQVGEVFARHPKVRAVSFTGSTQTGRAVGIACMSRGAKVQLEMGGKNPLVVLNDANLEQAVEVAVQGAFFSTGQRCTASSRLIVEDAMHDRFVAAVVERLAALKVDHALKAGTDIGPVVSASQLQQDCDYIDIAQREGGRLLAGGERVERATPGHYLTPALIVDTDIHMRINREEVFGPVASVLRATDYEHALQLANDTEFGLSSGICTTSLKHASDFKARSTAGMVMVNVPTAGVDYNAPFGGRKGSSYGAREQGPYAREFYTAIKTTYTQA